In the genome of Stigmatopora nigra isolate UIUO_SnigA chromosome 7, RoL_Snig_1.1, whole genome shotgun sequence, the window CAGGCAACACGCGTTTAAGGTGAAGTAGCTATGTTGTGTCAAAGCGCGTGCGCGTGTCTCACGACCCCCCCTTACACCCCCCTACCCCCAATCTCCCCCCTCGTCGTATCCGAGCCAATGCTCTCCTCTTGGAGGCGTGTCCTCTCCCCGGCCCAAGACCTCCCCGAGTATCCACCGACGCCGTCCGGGGCTCTAAAGCCCGCAGAGCTCATCGGTAGCCGTCACTTCTCCGAGTCGGAGCCATGGCGACAACAGCTCAATACATCCCGCGGACTAACTCGTTGCCGTCCAACCCGCTCATGCACCCGGACTCGGACCGCATGCATCAGGGGACCACCTATCGGGAggtacagaaaatgatgcaccaCGAGTACCTGCAAGGGTTAGCGGCTACCAACACGGGACACCCGATGAGTTTAACGCACCACCAGTGGTTGCCTACGTCTAACAGCGACTGGTCTAGCGGAACCCACTTAGGCGGGCAGGAGCACAAAAGTGGCCGGGAGGACTTGTCAgtagcggcggcggcagcagcagcagccgtAGCGGGAGGTTTCCACCACCGCTCGCATTTAGTTCACCACCAGCAGACGCAGAGTGCCCACCACGGAGCTTGGGCTCCGGCTGGAGCTCACCACTTATCCCCGCTTTCGCCCGCGTCGGGTGGaggtggcggcggtggtggaggaggagtcGGCGGCGGAGGTGGAGGTGGCGGAGGCGGCGGTGGAGGTGGTAATAACGGCGGGAATGGATTGGGTCAGTTACTCTACTCACAACCCGGATACACGAACCTGAACGCCATGCTAGGTAGCCCCCAACCGGGCTCCTTGCACCACGGTATGCGGGACCCCCTCCATGACGACCCGGCAGCGTCTGCCCTCCATGACGGCCACATGGAGTCCCCCCAGCAGGCGTTTGGACACCACCAAGAGCACTCAGATGAGGATGCACCTAGCTCTGATGATCTGGAGCAATTTGCTAAGCAGTTTAAACAACGGCGGATCAAGTTAGGGTTCACCCAGGCTGATGTGGGACTGGCTTTGGGGACTCTGTACGGTAACGTCTTCTCGCAGACCACCATTTGCCGTTTCGAGGCATTGCAGTTAAGCTTCAAAAACATGTGTAAGCTGAAGCCGTTGCTGAATAAATGGCTGGAGGAGACTGATTCTAACACGGGAAGTCCAACTAACCTGGACAAGATTGCTGCGCAGGGTCGTAAACGGAAGAAGC includes:
- the pou3f1 gene encoding POU domain, class 3, transcription factor 1, giving the protein MATTAQYIPRTNSLPSNPLMHPDSDRMHQGTTYREVQKMMHHEYLQGLAATNTGHPMSLTHHQWLPTSNSDWSSGTHLGGQEHKSGREDLSVAAAAAAAAVAGGFHHRSHLVHHQQTQSAHHGAWAPAGAHHLSPLSPASGGGGGGGGGGVGGGGGGGGGGGGGGNNGGNGLGQLLYSQPGYTNLNAMLGSPQPGSLHHGMRDPLHDDPAASALHDGHMESPQQAFGHHQEHSDEDAPSSDDLEQFAKQFKQRRIKLGFTQADVGLALGTLYGNVFSQTTICRFEALQLSFKNMCKLKPLLNKWLEETDSNTGSPTNLDKIAAQGRKRKKRTSIEVGVKGALENHFLKCPKPSAHEISTLAGTLQLEKEVVRVWFCNRRQKEKRMTPVGVPHPNMEDVYSQAETPPLHRSLHSPVQ